One Triplophysa dalaica isolate WHDGS20190420 chromosome 11, ASM1584641v1, whole genome shotgun sequence genomic window carries:
- the pgam1a gene encoding phosphoglycerate mutase 1a encodes MAAYKIVLIRHGESCWNQENRFCGWFDADLSETGAQEAKRGGQALKDAGFEFDICYTSVLKRAIRTLWIVLDSIDQMWLPVHRTWRLNERHYGGLTGLNKAETAARHGEAQVKIWRRSYDIPPPVMDADHDFYCVISKDRRYSDLTEDQLPSCESLKDTIARALPFWNEEIVPQIKEGKRVLIAAHGNSLRGIVKHLEGMSEEAIMELNLPTGIPILYELDKNLKPIKPMQFLGDEETVRKAMEAVAAQGKANKK; translated from the exons ATGGCTGCTTATAAGATTGTTCTCATTCGACATGGCGAGAGCTGCTGGAACCAAGAGAATCGCTTCTGTGGATGGTTCGACGCAGACCTGAGCGAGACAGGGGCTCAGGAGGCAAAGAGAGGCGGTCAAGCTTTAAAAG ATGCAGGGTTCGAGTTTGACATTTGTTACACGTCGGTGCTGAAGAGAGCCATCCGGACGCTATGGATCGTCCTGGACAGCATCGATCAAATGTGGCTGCCTGTACACAGGACCTGGCGGTTGAATGAACGCCATTATGGTGGTCTCACTGGTTTAAACAAGGCCGAGACCGCTGCCAGGCATGGTGAAGCCCAGGTTAAGATTTGGAGGCGCTCCTATGACATCCCACCACCAGTCATGGATGCAGATCATGACTTTTACTGCGTCATCAGCAAG GATAGACGTTATTCTGACTTGACTGAGGACCAGCTGCCATCCTGTGAGAGTCTGAAGGACACTATTGCACGAGCGCTACCATTCTGGAACGAGGAGATCGTGCCTCAAATCAAGGAGGGAAAGAGAGTGTTGATTGCTGCTCATGGAAACAGTTTGAGAGGGATTGTGAAACACTTAGAAG GTATGTCTGAGGAAGCCATCATGGAGCTGAATCTGCCCACGGGCATCCCTATACTTTATGAGCTGGACAAGAACCTGAAGCCTATCAAGCCCATGCAATTCCTTGGAGATGAGGAAACTGTTCGCAAGGCCATGGAGGCTGTGGCTGCCCAGggcaaagcaaataaaaaataa
- the mettl18 gene encoding LOW QUALITY PROTEIN: histidine protein methyltransferase 1 homolog (The sequence of the model RefSeq protein was modified relative to this genomic sequence to represent the inferred CDS: inserted 1 base in 1 codon): MAFSFNFDIPLNAEEPADKESTDEKAKYVDPKCSEASPTVQKKLKNALEHKPMLDPLSHLENWVSETITIGSLPPLLCLNESVFERTAAEREDTEEILVKTSTENSDLISGVYEGGLKIWECTYDLLEYIDDEGEIFSGKRILDLGCGAGILGILALKXGSSKVDFQDYNSTVIEQLTIPNVFLNCEDDSDDDETGEENDSPPTKKKALNPSKKSLLDCCGFFSGDWNSFLALMKTKNPSLKYDIIFTSETIYNTDYYSSLHDVFCDLLAENGIVYLATKSHYFGVGGGLHMFHKFVEQNNVFQIKYLKDVEQGLKRHIVSLTFKKGTL, from the exons ATGGCATTCAGTTTCAACTTCGATATTCCTTTAAATGCAGAGGAACCAGCTGATAAAGAAAGCACTGACGAAAAGGCAAAATATGTGGATCCTAAATGCTCG GAAGCCAGCCCAACAGTCCAAAAGAAACTGAAGAATGCTCTTGAGCATAAACCTATGCTGGATCCTCTGTCACATCTTGAGAACTGGGTGTCCGAAACCATCACCATAGGGTCACTACCTCCTCTTCTGTGTCTCAATGAATCTGTGTTCGAGAGGACAGCAGCTGAACGAGAGGACACTGAGGAGATCTTGGTCAAGACATCGACTGAAAACTCTGATCTCATATCTGGAGTTTATGAGGGTGGACTTAAGATATGGGAATGCACTTACGATCTTCTTGAGTACATTGATGATGAGGGAGAAATCTTCTCTGGGAAAAGGATATTAGACTTGGGTTGCGGAGCAGGGATTCTTGGCATACTTGCATTAA AGGGATCCAGCAAAGTTGACTTTCAGGATTATAACAGCACAGTGATAGAGCAGCTAACAATACCAAATGTGTTTCTCAACTGTGAAGAtgacagtgatgatgatgagacggGAGAGGAAAATGACAGCccaccaacaaaaaaaaaagcCCTGAACCCGTCAAAAAAATCATTGTTAGATTGCTGTGGCTTCTTTTCGGGGGACTGGAACTCTTTTCTTGCactgatgaaaacaaaaaatcctTCACTGAAGTATGATATTATATTCACGTCTGAAACCATTTACAACACAGACTACTACTCATCTCTTCATGATGTATTTTGTGATCTGCTCGCTGAGAATGGCATTGTTTATTTGGCAACAAAGTCTCACTATTTTGGAGTAGGGGGTGGCCTTCATATGTTTCATAAGTTTGTCGAGCAGAATAATGTTTTTCAAATCAAGTATTTAAAAGATGTAGAACAAGGTCTGAAGAGACATATTGTATCATTGACATTCAAAAAAGGAACATTGTAA
- the zdhhc16a gene encoding palmitoyltransferase ZDHHC16A isoform X2: MYPCSTAMHLLLRCLRGCGRHSRSRLPRRLRQLVSYMKLILQSLYFNSLTNSDVLFDCILEPVFWMVEIVTRWFGMVFVFLVVALTSSVVFIAYFCLLPLILQTYTPGWIMWHICYGNWIVVMIVFHYYKAIKTPPGYPPKMKNEVPFVSFCKKCVIPKPARSHHCGICKTCILKMDHHCPWLNNCVGHFNHRYFFSFCVVLTLGCMYCSISGRNLFIEAYNSIDMVSQPPYTYKDRMFHKSIIYMWVLTSTVSVAVGGLTLWHAILITRGETSIERHINNKEAKRLAKRGMVYRNPFNYGKLNNWKVFLGVEKRSHWLTRVFLPSGHAPYGDGLTWDIYPIKKDMIPV, encoded by the exons ATGTACCCCTGCTCTACCGCCATGCACCTGCTGCTGAGATGCCTGCGGGGGTGTGGCAGGCACAGCCGCAGTCGCCTGCCCCGAAGACTAAGGCAACTTGTAAGCTACATGAAACTCATCCTCCAATCGCTTTATTTTAATTCCCTCACAAACTCTGATGTGTTGTTCGACTGCATTCTTGAGCCAGTGTTTTGGATGGTGGAAATTGTCACACGCTGGTTTGGAATG gtctttgtttttttagtagTAGCTCTGACCAGTTCTGTTGTCTTCATTGCATACTTCTGCCTTCTACCACTGATCTTGCAAACATACACTCCTGGCTGGATAATGTGGCACATCTGTTATGGAAACTGGATCGTGGTCATGATAGTCTTCCATTACTACAAAGCCATAAAGACCCCCCCTGGATATCCTCCTAAG ATGAAAAATGAAGTCCCAtttgtttctttctgtaaaaaatgtgtaattccTAAACCAGCAAGAAGTCATCACTGCGGCATCTGCAAAAC ctgtattttaaaaatggatCATCACTGCC CTTGGCTCAACAATTGTGTTGGTCATTTCAATCATCGTTATTTCTTCTCGTTTTGTGTCGTTTTGACATTGGGCTGCATGTATTGCAGCATCAGTGGCCGTAATCTCTTCATCGAAGCATACAACTCCATAGAT ATGGTTTCTCAACCTCCATATACCTACAAAGACAGGATGTTTCACAAGAGTATTATATACATGTGGGTCCTCACAAg TACAGTGTCAGTGGCTGTTGGAGGTCTCACATTATGGCATGCTATACTGATCACCCGTGGAGAGACCAGCATTGAACGGCATATAAATAACAAAGAGGCCAAGCGCTTGGCGAAACGTGGAATG GTTTATCGGAATCCTTTCAACTATGGCAAACTAAACAACTGGAAGGTGTTTTTGGGTGTTGAGAAGAGAAG TCATTGGCTGACACGTGTTTTCCTGCCCTCTGGACACGCCCCTTATGGTGACGGACTGACATGGGACATCTACCCTATTAAAAAAGACATGATACCAGTCTGA
- the zdhhc16a gene encoding palmitoyltransferase ZDHHC16A isoform X1: protein MYPCSTAMHLLLRCLRGCGRHSRSRLPRRLRQLVSYMKLILQSLYFNSLTNSDVLFDCILEPVFWMVEIVTRWFGMVFVFLVVALTSSVVFIAYFCLLPLILQTYTPGWIMWHICYGNWIVVMIVFHYYKAIKTPPGYPPKMKNEVPFVSFCKKCVIPKPARSHHCGICKTCILKMDHHCPWLNNCVGHFNHRYFFSFCVVLTLGCMYCSISGRNLFIEAYNSIDQFRHMEVEKQGVPVTGIGLLIGIVPSESTAGKMVSQPPYTYKDRMFHKSIIYMWVLTSTVSVAVGGLTLWHAILITRGETSIERHINNKEAKRLAKRGMVYRNPFNYGKLNNWKVFLGVEKRSHWLTRVFLPSGHAPYGDGLTWDIYPIKKDMIPV from the exons ATGTACCCCTGCTCTACCGCCATGCACCTGCTGCTGAGATGCCTGCGGGGGTGTGGCAGGCACAGCCGCAGTCGCCTGCCCCGAAGACTAAGGCAACTTGTAAGCTACATGAAACTCATCCTCCAATCGCTTTATTTTAATTCCCTCACAAACTCTGATGTGTTGTTCGACTGCATTCTTGAGCCAGTGTTTTGGATGGTGGAAATTGTCACACGCTGGTTTGGAATG gtctttgtttttttagtagTAGCTCTGACCAGTTCTGTTGTCTTCATTGCATACTTCTGCCTTCTACCACTGATCTTGCAAACATACACTCCTGGCTGGATAATGTGGCACATCTGTTATGGAAACTGGATCGTGGTCATGATAGTCTTCCATTACTACAAAGCCATAAAGACCCCCCCTGGATATCCTCCTAAG ATGAAAAATGAAGTCCCAtttgtttctttctgtaaaaaatgtgtaattccTAAACCAGCAAGAAGTCATCACTGCGGCATCTGCAAAAC ctgtattttaaaaatggatCATCACTGCC CTTGGCTCAACAATTGTGTTGGTCATTTCAATCATCGTTATTTCTTCTCGTTTTGTGTCGTTTTGACATTGGGCTGCATGTATTGCAGCATCAGTGGCCGTAATCTCTTCATCGAAGCATACAACTCCATAGAT CAATTTAGGCACATGGAAGTGGAGAAACAGGGGGTCCCGGTGACGGGGATTGGGTTGCTCATTGGTATTGTACCATCAGAATCCACTGCTGGGAAG ATGGTTTCTCAACCTCCATATACCTACAAAGACAGGATGTTTCACAAGAGTATTATATACATGTGGGTCCTCACAAg TACAGTGTCAGTGGCTGTTGGAGGTCTCACATTATGGCATGCTATACTGATCACCCGTGGAGAGACCAGCATTGAACGGCATATAAATAACAAAGAGGCCAAGCGCTTGGCGAAACGTGGAATG GTTTATCGGAATCCTTTCAACTATGGCAAACTAAACAACTGGAAGGTGTTTTTGGGTGTTGAGAAGAGAAG TCATTGGCTGACACGTGTTTTCCTGCCCTCTGGACACGCCCCTTATGGTGACGGACTGACATGGGACATCTACCCTATTAAAAAAGACATGATACCAGTCTGA
- the zdhhc16a gene encoding palmitoyltransferase ZDHHC16A isoform X3 — translation MPAGVWQAQPQSPAPKTKATLFWMVEIVTRWFGMVFVFLVVALTSSVVFIAYFCLLPLILQTYTPGWIMWHICYGNWIVVMIVFHYYKAIKTPPGYPPKMKNEVPFVSFCKKCVIPKPARSHHCGICKTCILKMDHHCPWLNNCVGHFNHRYFFSFCVVLTLGCMYCSISGRNLFIEAYNSIDQFRHMEVEKQGVPVTGIGLLIGIVPSESTAGKMVSQPPYTYKDRMFHKSIIYMWVLTSTVSVAVGGLTLWHAILITRGETSIERHINNKEAKRLAKRGMVYRNPFNYGKLNNWKVFLGVEKRSHWLTRVFLPSGHAPYGDGLTWDIYPIKKDMIPV, via the exons ATGCCTGCGGGGGTGTGGCAGGCACAGCCGCAGTCGCCTGCCCCGAAGACTAAGGCAACTT TGTTTTGGATGGTGGAAATTGTCACACGCTGGTTTGGAATG gtctttgtttttttagtagTAGCTCTGACCAGTTCTGTTGTCTTCATTGCATACTTCTGCCTTCTACCACTGATCTTGCAAACATACACTCCTGGCTGGATAATGTGGCACATCTGTTATGGAAACTGGATCGTGGTCATGATAGTCTTCCATTACTACAAAGCCATAAAGACCCCCCCTGGATATCCTCCTAAG ATGAAAAATGAAGTCCCAtttgtttctttctgtaaaaaatgtgtaattccTAAACCAGCAAGAAGTCATCACTGCGGCATCTGCAAAAC ctgtattttaaaaatggatCATCACTGCC CTTGGCTCAACAATTGTGTTGGTCATTTCAATCATCGTTATTTCTTCTCGTTTTGTGTCGTTTTGACATTGGGCTGCATGTATTGCAGCATCAGTGGCCGTAATCTCTTCATCGAAGCATACAACTCCATAGAT CAATTTAGGCACATGGAAGTGGAGAAACAGGGGGTCCCGGTGACGGGGATTGGGTTGCTCATTGGTATTGTACCATCAGAATCCACTGCTGGGAAG ATGGTTTCTCAACCTCCATATACCTACAAAGACAGGATGTTTCACAAGAGTATTATATACATGTGGGTCCTCACAAg TACAGTGTCAGTGGCTGTTGGAGGTCTCACATTATGGCATGCTATACTGATCACCCGTGGAGAGACCAGCATTGAACGGCATATAAATAACAAAGAGGCCAAGCGCTTGGCGAAACGTGGAATG GTTTATCGGAATCCTTTCAACTATGGCAAACTAAACAACTGGAAGGTGTTTTTGGGTGTTGAGAAGAGAAG TCATTGGCTGACACGTGTTTTCCTGCCCTCTGGACACGCCCCTTATGGTGACGGACTGACATGGGACATCTACCCTATTAAAAAAGACATGATACCAGTCTGA
- the ubtd1a gene encoding ubiquitin domain-containing protein 1a — MGVANSRDYQPTITVVLKRRNEPLKKDKPKWKCDYQMTEGQLRNKRDEFWDTAPAFDGRQEIWDALKAATVAVECNDHDLAQAIVDGASITLPHGSLMECYDELGNRYQLPAYCLAPPVNLISESKDPVSHHSDLQEKKENEFQLKVRLSTGKDLHLSASMADSIRQLKKQLQLQEEIDATCQRWFFSGKQLTDKMRLQDTKIQKDFVIQVVISQPITLK, encoded by the exons ATGGGAGTTGCAAACTCAAGAGACTATCAACCCACAATTACTGTTGTGCTGAAAA GACGCAATGAGCCTCTAAAAAAGGACAAACCTAAATGGAAATGTGACTATCAGATGACAGAAGGCCAACTGCGCAATAAAAGAGATGAATTCTGGGACACGGCACCTGCCTTTGACGGTCGTCAAGAGATATGGGATGCATTGAAAGCCGCAACAGTAGCGGTTGAGTGTAATGATCATGATCTTGCACAAGCTATTGTAGATGGAGCCAGCATCACTTTGCCTCATG GATCTCTTATGGAGTGCTATGATGAACTGGGAAACCGCTATCAGCTTCCTGCATACTGCTTGGCTCCACCGGTCAATCTCATCTCTGAGAGCAAAGATCCTGTGTCTCATCACTCAGATCTacaggaaaagaaagaaaatgagttTCAGCTGAAGGTCCGTCTGTCCACCGGCAAAGACCTCCACCTTAGTGCCAGCATGGCCGACTCCATCCGGCAGCTGAAGAAACAGCTTCAGCTTCAGGAAGAAATTGATGCCACCTGCCAGCGCTGGTTTTTCTCTGGCAAGCAGCTGACAGATAAAATGCGCTTACAGGACACCAAGATCCAGAAGGACTTTGTGATACAGGTCGTTATTAGTCAGCCCATTACTCTCAAGTGA
- the rrp12 gene encoding RRP12-like protein: MVKSGKLRSGGAQKLKRWKKGHSSDSNPETSRFRNAARSRFFSRPIEKSDLTVNALKLHNELQSGCLETSSDAAGDAMEEPALTEKTSGTFLSGVSDCSNLTFRKVQRYWESNSAAHKEICAVLAAVTEVIRSQGGKETETEYFAALMTTLEAVESSESLAAVAYLLNLVMKRVPAAVLKKKFSDTAKAFMDVMSNQSNSDSVSYMRWIISCLATLLRKQDLSVWSYPSTLQVYHGLLSFTVHAKPKVRKSAQQGVCSILRGSDFMFSDNAPSHHPAAVTTAKFCCKEIEQSGGNKEHTTSLHVLGLLKELLSVFPLSSVKSCCETLLRVMTLSHVLVTAAAMQAFHKLFIGKPNPSSMSAELNAQIITALYDYVPSENDLQPLLAWLAVMEKAHVHLSSLQSSLSLGHLPRLFSISVSCLLSPHTQVVSAATQMLKTLINECVAPHMAEIGPVLPSTSSGNGVYILKMFRTVEDGLSYRYHASWPFVLQILGCFYKGAGKQAHPIMIKSLQSLSELRATPRFPFSGELDLAVGGAVESMGPEVLLNAVPLLITGTDDDMEFPRSWLIPVIRDHVKNTQLAYFTSYFLPLATKLRRTAEELVQSGQKLMAKVYMTLHMQIWTMMPGFCTKATDLTSFRNIARSLGMTLNECPDLRLCICHALRTLINKSCETEDDKEEVGRFAKNFLPILFNIYSQEPTPGVASASRMAILDTIRVYLTITDQKMICTFLQKASERLGSTDSSDFTRLAVMDLIVAMAPFVDEASMTQTYELIKPFLESKDTGIQKKAYRVLEEMCGGEREPCKTFVLNNLEQLKRTLLDSLKTASSPAKRPRLKCLIHIVKQINAEHKDFVIAVLPEVIVCTKEMSVGARKNAYSLLVEIGNAFVRFCGNQKDAVNEYLSNVFVGLIGSVTMITCTVLALTRLVFHYKDSIDVTSLEQLLHNICLLLTSRTREIVKASLGFLKVLLYALDVKVLASHLTVIMEGISKMKEDMRRHLRAKLKNIYTKLFRKFGFELVKSMLPVDHHKVLANIRKVEARNKRRKQLVKEDGEESDSEEETSKPKGESIEDILAETDSADSDEDEKPKKGQKKVVKKKSQAWLKEGVSDEPLNFLDPKAAQRVLSTNPDMKKAPKVDHGFKMTSDGRLIIKDDDDEDEDKSKDQEMDDILEEAGVKIKKNPKRKTYDDMDDDMDVEPTMKYKAGGRGIHRPLGGGADVGMEYKSKKGRGDVKKKGKVDPYAYVPLEKSQLNRRKKAKLQGQFKGMVRGAKKGALSGKRTLQRKRKA, from the exons ATGGTAAAATCCGGAAAACTTCGATCCGGAGGAGCCCAAAAATTAAAGCGGTGGAAGAAAGGACACAGCAGCGACTCAAATCCAGAAACGAGTCGTTTCAGAAATGCTGCGAGGAGCCGATTCTTCAGTCGACCAATAG AAAAGAGTGATCTGACAGTAAATGCTCTGAAACTCCACAATGAGCTTCAGTCAGGGTGTTTGGAGACAAGCAGTGATGCTGCAGGAGATGCCATGGAAGAGCCTGCACTCACAGAGAAAACCTCAGGGACTTTTCTCAGTGGGGTGTCAGACTGCTCCAACCTGACGTTTAGAAAAGTACAGAGATACTGGGAGTCAAACTCGGCAGCACATAAGGAG ATCTGCGCTGTATTGGCAGCTGTCACAGAAGTGATACGATCTCAAGGAGGGAAGGAAACAGAGACCGAATACTTTGCAGCCCTG ATGACGACTCTTGAAGCTGTGGAAAGCAGCGAATCACTGGCAGCTGTTGCCTACCTCCTCAACCTGGTCATGAAAAG GGTGCCGGCTGCAGTACTCAAGAAAAAGTTCTCCGACACAGCCAAGGCCTTCATGGATGTGATGTCAAATCAATCCAATTCTGATTCTGTGTCCTACATGCGCTGG ATCATATCCTGTCTGGCAACCTTGTTGCGGAAACAGGATCTCTCAGTATGGAGTTACCCATCAACTCTACAGGTTTACCACGGCCTCCTCAGCTTCACAGTGCACGCCAAACCAAAG GTTCGAAAGTCGGCACAGCAAGGTGTTTGTTCCATTCTCCGTGGCAGTGACTTCATGTTCTCCGATAATGCCCCAAGCCACCACCCAGCTGCCGTAACCACGGCCAAATTCTGCTGCAAGGAAATAGAGCAGTCGGGAG GAAACAAAGAACATACTACCAGTCTTCACGTGCTGGGTCTCCTGAAGGAACTTCTGTCTGTTTTTCCTCTCAGTTCTGTCAAGTCTTGCTGCGAGACCCTCCTGCGAGTCATGACCCTGAGCCATGTG TTGGTGACAGCAGCTGCAATGCAGGCTTTCCACAAACTCTTCATTGGCAAACCCAATCCCTCCAGTATGTCTGCAGAGCTCAATGCCCAGATCATCACG GCCTTGTATGACTATGTTCCTAGTGAGAATGATCTACAGCCTTTATTAGCATGGCTTGCTGTAATGGAGAAAGCTCATGTTCATCTCTCCAG TTTACAGAGCTCTCTGAGTCTCGGACATCTTCCTCGCTTGTTCTCCATCTCTGTATCATGTCTCCTGTCTCCACACACGCAAGTTGTTTCAGCCGCAACTCAGATGCTAAAG ACTttgataaatgaatgtgtgGCTCCTCATATGGCAGAGATCGGGCCTGTTTTACCAAGCACATCGTCTGGAAATGGGGTCTACATTCTTAAGATGTTTCG CACCGTGGAGGACGGCTTGTCCTACCGTTATCATGCCTCCTGGCCGTTTGTGCTGCAAATCCTGGGATGCTTCTACAAAGGCGCAGGAAAGCAGGCTCATCCCATTATGATTAAG AGTCTTCAGTCTCTCAGTGAACTCCGGGCCACCCCTCGCTTCCCTTTCTCTGGGGAGCTGGATCTTGCTGTGGGTGGTGCGGTGGAGAGCATGGGTCCAGAGGTGCTCCTGAATGCCGTCCCCCTCCTCATCACTGGAACAGA TGACGATATGGAGTTCCCACGTAGCTGGCTGATCCCGGTCATTAGAGATCATGTGAAGAACACACAGCTGGCATATTTCACATCCTACTTTTTACCCCTGGCAACCAAACTCAGACGAACAG CTGAAGAACTAGTGCAGTCGGGTCAGAAACTGATGGCCAAAGTTTATATGACACTTCACATGCAG ATTTGGACTATGATGCCTGGATTCTGCACTAAAGCCACAGATCTGACATCGTTCAGGAACATCGCCCGGTCTCTGGGAATGACCCTCAATGAATGCCCTGATCTCCGCCTGTGCATCTGTCATGCCTTACGCACACTCATCAACAAGAGTTGTGAAACAG AGGATGATAAGGAGGAAGTGGGTCGCTTTGCCAAGAACTTCCTCCCCATCTTGTTTAACATATACAGTCAGGAGCCAACACCTGGAGTGGCGTCCGCTTCCAGGATGGCTATCCTGGACACAATAAGAGTTTATCTGACCATCACAGATCAAAAG ATGATTTGCACGTTCCTGCAGAAAGCATCGGAGAGACTTGGCAGCACAGACAGCTCTGATTTCACACG GCTTGCTGTAATGGATCTGATTGTAGCAATGGCTCCATTTGTGGATGAAGCATCTATGACCCAAACATATGAACTAATAAAACCTTTCCTGGAG AGCAAGGACACTGGCATCCAGAAGAAGGCCTACAGAGTATTAGAGGAGATGTgcggaggagagagagaacctTGTAAAACTTTTGTTCTGAATAATCTTGAGCAGCTGAAAAGAACTCTTCTGGACAGCCTGAAGACTGCATCCTCACCTGCAAAACGT CCCAGACTGAAGTGTCTAATCCACATAGTGAAGCAGATAAACGCGGAACACAAGGATTTCGTCATCGCAGTGCTTCCTGAG gTCATCGTTTGCACAAAGGAAATGTCTGTAGGGGCCCGTAAAAATGCCTACTCCCTCCTGGTTGAGATCGGTAATGCTTTTGTGCGCTTTTGTGGGAACCAGAAAG atgCTGTAAATGAGTATTTGAGCAATGTGTTTGTTGGACTCATTGGCTCCGTTACAATGATAACCTGCACAGTGCTGGCTCTTACACGACTAGTGTTTCATTACAAGG ATTCTATTGATGTGACCTCACTGGAGCAGCTGTTGCATAACATCTGCCTACTGCTCACCAGCAGGACACGAGAAATAGTCAAAGCATCTCTGGGCTTCCTCAAGGTCCTTCTCTACGCTCTGGACGTGAAAGTGTTAGCCAGTCACCTGACTGTCATT ATGGAAGGCATCAGTAAAATGAAAGAAGACATGCGAAGACATTTAAGGGCAAAACTTAAGAATATTTACACCAAGTTATTTCGAAAATTTGG CTTTGAGCTGGTAAAGAGCATGTTGCCCGTCGACCACCACAAGGTCCTGGCGAACATCCGTAAAGTGGAGGCCAGAAATAAAAGACGCAAGCAGCTGGTTAAGGAAGATGGGGAGGAATCAGACAGTGAGGAAGAGACGTCTAAACCGAAGGGAGAGAG CATTGAGGACATTCTGGCTGAGACGGACTCTGCTGACTCTGATGAAGATGAGAAGCCCAAGAAGGGTCAGAAGAAGGTGGTGAAGAAGAAAAGTCAGGCCTGGCTAAAGGAAGGCGTATCAGATGAACCACTCAACTTCCTGGATCCAAAGGCAGCACAGAGAGTTCTGT CCACCAATCCTGACATGAAGAAGGCCCCCAAAGTTGATCATGGGTTCAAGATGACGTCAGACGGACGATTGATTAttaaagatgatgatgatgaggatgaagaCAAATCTAAAG ACCAAGAAATGGATGATATACTGGAAGAAGCTGGTGTCAAAATC aagaagaacCCGAAAAGGAAAACATACGACGATATGGATGATGATATGGACGTTGAACCCACAATGAAATATAAAG CTGGAGGCAGAGGCATCCACAGACCTCTGGGTGGAGGAGCGGATGTTGGGATGGAGTATAAATCAAAG AAGGGACGGGGTGATGTGAAGAAGAAAGGCAAGGTTGACCCGTACGCTTATGTTCCTTTGGAAAAATCCCAGCTGAACCGCAG GAAAAAGGCCAAACTGCAGGGCCAGTTTAAAGGTATGGTCAGAGGAGCCAAGAAAGGAGCGCTCTCTGGAAAGAGAACATTGCAGAGGAAGAGGAAAGCTTGA